The following proteins come from a genomic window of Pseudomonas hygromyciniae:
- the hemC gene encoding hydroxymethylbilane synthase, with protein sequence MSSREIRIATRKSALALWQAEYVKARLEQAHPGLTVSLVPMVSRGDKLLDSPLSKIGGKGLFVKELETALLENEADIAVHSMKDVPMDFPQGLGLYCICEREDPRDAFVSNTYASLDELPQGSIVGTSSLRRQAQLLTRRPDLQIRFLRGNVNTRLAKLDAGEYDAIILAAAGLIRLGFEERITSAINVEDSLPAGGQGAVGIECRTADLEIQALLKPLDHQPTEVRVTAERALNKHLNGGCQVPIACYAVLEGDNLWLRGLVGDPDGGLLLTAETRGPQTEAASLGVQVAEELLAKGAGAILQKVYGEAGPQ encoded by the coding sequence ATGTCCTCTCGCGAAATCCGCATCGCCACCCGTAAAAGCGCCCTGGCCTTGTGGCAGGCCGAATACGTCAAAGCCCGCCTTGAGCAAGCCCATCCGGGGCTCACGGTGTCCCTGGTGCCCATGGTCAGTCGTGGCGACAAGCTGCTCGACTCGCCGCTGTCGAAAATCGGTGGCAAGGGTTTGTTCGTCAAAGAGTTGGAAACCGCTCTGCTGGAGAATGAAGCCGACATCGCCGTGCACTCGATGAAAGATGTGCCGATGGACTTTCCCCAAGGACTGGGCCTGTATTGCATCTGCGAGCGTGAAGACCCGCGCGATGCCTTCGTGTCCAATACCTACGCCTCCCTTGATGAGCTGCCGCAGGGCAGCATCGTCGGCACCTCCAGCCTGCGTCGACAGGCCCAGTTGCTGACCCGTCGCCCGGACTTGCAGATCCGCTTCCTGCGGGGCAACGTCAATACCCGCCTGGCCAAGCTGGATGCCGGCGAGTACGACGCGATTATCCTGGCGGCCGCAGGCCTGATTCGCCTGGGCTTTGAAGAGCGCATCACCTCTGCCATCAATGTCGAAGATAGCCTGCCGGCTGGAGGCCAGGGTGCCGTCGGTATCGAATGCCGCACCGCAGACCTGGAAATCCAGGCGCTGCTCAAACCCCTCGATCACCAGCCAACCGAAGTGCGGGTCACCGCCGAGCGTGCCCTGAACAAGCACCTCAACGGTGGCTGCCAGGTGCCGATTGCCTGCTACGCGGTCCTTGAGGGTGACAACCTCTGGCTGCGCGGCCTGGTGGGTGATCCCGACGGCGGTTTGTTGCTCACGGCTGAAACCCGCGGGCCACAAACCGAGGCCGCGAGCCTGGGCGTGCAGGTAGCCGAAGAACTCCTGGCAAAAGGCGCCGGCGCCATTCTGCAAAAAGTCTATGGCGAGGCCGGTCCACAGTGA
- a CDS encoding uroporphyrinogen-III C-methyltransferase, giving the protein MSETALPKDEAQPALDAPVETPVTTPRRGNGLAVFALLLGAAGVAAGGWGLWQVRALQASSQQQLGQVRTLDEQSQGIQQAQQQLAARLAQLPGADELEERRRLVVQLQGDQQRLNQRLETVLGASRKDWRLAEAEHLLRLASLRLSALQDINSAQALVQGADEILREQSDPGSYAAREQLAKSLAALRSVEQPDRTGLYLQLAALRDQVVQLAAVSPEYQLQESPQGRPSSDTDSRWSQWWEQISRYFRIDFNPDDNIRPLLAGQGLNQVRLALSLALEQAQWAALNGEPAVYARALGEARSVLQGNFNQDNPQSQAMLARITELEPKAVSVVTPDLAASLSAVQAYLERRHLSADEAKASAGKPATQE; this is encoded by the coding sequence GTGAGCGAAACAGCCTTGCCTAAAGATGAAGCTCAGCCCGCGCTTGATGCGCCTGTTGAGACCCCGGTCACTACACCTCGCCGTGGCAACGGCCTGGCGGTCTTTGCTTTGCTGCTTGGTGCCGCCGGTGTTGCGGCCGGCGGCTGGGGGCTCTGGCAGGTCCGGGCCCTGCAAGCGAGCAGCCAGCAACAGTTGGGGCAGGTGCGCACCCTGGATGAACAGTCCCAGGGTATCCAGCAGGCGCAGCAGCAATTGGCCGCGCGCCTGGCACAATTGCCAGGTGCTGATGAGCTGGAAGAACGCCGTCGCCTGGTGGTGCAATTGCAGGGCGACCAGCAACGCCTGAACCAGCGTCTGGAAACCGTACTGGGGGCCAGCCGCAAGGACTGGCGCCTGGCCGAAGCCGAGCATTTGCTGCGTCTGGCCAGCCTGCGCTTGTCAGCGTTGCAGGACATCAACAGTGCCCAGGCGCTGGTGCAGGGCGCCGACGAGATCCTGCGTGAGCAGAGCGATCCGGGTTCCTACGCCGCCCGCGAGCAGTTGGCCAAGAGCCTGGCGGCCTTGCGCAGCGTTGAGCAGCCAGACCGCACCGGGCTGTACCTGCAACTGGCGGCGCTGCGTGACCAGGTGGTGCAACTGGCTGCCGTGTCCCCGGAATATCAGTTGCAAGAGAGCCCGCAGGGCCGTCCGAGCAGCGACACTGACAGTCGCTGGAGCCAGTGGTGGGAGCAGATCTCCCGCTACTTCCGTATCGATTTCAACCCCGATGACAACATCCGCCCGTTGCTGGCAGGCCAAGGCCTGAACCAGGTGCGCCTGGCCCTGAGCCTGGCGCTGGAGCAGGCGCAATGGGCCGCACTCAATGGCGAGCCGGCGGTGTACGCCCGGGCGTTGGGCGAGGCGCGCAGCGTATTGCAGGGCAACTTCAACCAGGACAACCCGCAAAGCCAGGCCATGCTGGCGCGTATCACCGAGCTTGAGCCCAAGGCCGTCTCGGTGGTGACCCCGGACCTCGCCGCAAGTTTGTCTGCGGTGCAGGCTTACCTTGAACGCCGCCATCTGTCTGCCGATGAAGCCAAGGCTTCCGCCGGTAAGCCGGCGACCCAGGAGTAA
- a CDS encoding LytR/AlgR family response regulator transcription factor: MNVLIVDDEPQARERLSRMVSELEGYTALEPSASSGDEALTLIESLKPDVVLLDIRMPGLDGLQVAARLSERESPPALVLCATDEEFSSETLEASGVSFLAKPVSADALLKALKKAERPNRVQLAALTQPAAQSGNGPRSHISARTRKGIELIPVDQVIYFIADHKYVTLRHEHGEVLLDEPLKALEDEFGERFVRIHRNALVARERIERLQRTPLGHFQLFLKGLNGDALIVSRRHVAGVRKMMQQL; this comes from the coding sequence ATGAATGTCCTGATCGTTGATGACGAACCCCAAGCCCGCGAGCGACTGAGCCGTATGGTCAGTGAGCTCGAGGGATACACAGCCCTTGAACCGAGTGCGTCCAGTGGCGACGAGGCATTGACCTTGATCGAAAGCCTCAAGCCGGACGTGGTGCTCCTCGATATCCGCATGCCGGGCCTTGATGGCTTGCAGGTTGCCGCCCGCTTGAGTGAACGCGAGTCGCCGCCGGCGCTGGTGTTGTGCGCGACCGACGAGGAGTTCTCCTCCGAGACCCTGGAGGCAAGTGGCGTCAGTTTCCTGGCCAAGCCGGTATCGGCCGATGCGCTGCTCAAGGCTTTGAAGAAAGCCGAGCGGCCCAATCGGGTGCAACTGGCTGCCCTGACCCAGCCGGCGGCGCAAAGTGGCAACGGCCCGCGCAGCCATATCAGCGCGAGGACCCGCAAGGGGATCGAGCTGATTCCCGTGGACCAGGTCATTTATTTCATTGCCGATCACAAGTACGTGACCCTGCGTCACGAGCACGGTGAAGTGTTGCTCGATGAGCCACTCAAGGCCCTGGAAGACGAATTTGGCGAGCGCTTCGTACGTATCCACCGCAACGCGCTGGTGGCCCGCGAGCGTATCGAACGCCTGCAACGCACACCCCTGGGGCATTTTCAGTTGTTCCTCAAAGGGCTCAACGGCGACGCGTTGATCGTCAGCCGGCGCCATGTCGCAGGCGTGCGCAAGATGATGCAGCAGCTTTAG
- a CDS encoding uroporphyrinogen-III synthase, which yields MTGWRVLLTRPAEESAALAASLSDAGIFSSSLPLLETQPLPITAEHQAVFQHLDRYCAVIVVSKPAARRALQLLDQYAPAVPALPWFSVGAATAQVLADHGLDVSYPEVGDDSEALLELPRLREAVAVDDARVLILRGQGGRELLAERLRGQGASVDYLELYRRFLPTYDPDVLTQRIDVERLNGLVVSSGQGFLHLQGLAGADWPRVAQLPLFVPSPRVAEMARAAGAEKVVDCRGASAAALLVALRSQPVPTL from the coding sequence GTGACCGGCTGGCGTGTGCTGCTGACGCGGCCTGCCGAGGAATCGGCAGCCCTGGCGGCCTCGTTGTCCGACGCCGGTATCTTCAGCAGCAGCCTGCCATTGCTGGAAACCCAACCCTTGCCCATCACTGCCGAGCACCAGGCGGTTTTTCAGCACCTGGATCGCTATTGTGCGGTGATCGTGGTGAGCAAGCCGGCCGCGCGCCGGGCGCTGCAGTTGCTCGACCAGTACGCGCCAGCGGTGCCGGCCTTGCCGTGGTTCAGTGTCGGCGCGGCCACGGCCCAGGTTCTGGCTGACCATGGCCTGGATGTGAGCTACCCCGAGGTTGGGGATGACAGCGAGGCCTTGCTTGAATTGCCCAGGTTGCGCGAGGCTGTCGCTGTTGACGATGCGCGTGTATTGATCCTGCGGGGGCAGGGGGGGCGAGAGTTGCTGGCTGAGCGTTTACGCGGCCAAGGTGCTAGTGTCGATTATCTGGAGTTGTACCGTCGGTTTTTGCCGACCTACGACCCGGATGTGCTCACCCAGCGCATTGATGTGGAACGCTTGAACGGCCTGGTGGTCAGCAGTGGGCAGGGTTTTTTGCATCTGCAAGGCCTCGCCGGTGCCGATTGGCCACGCGTGGCACAGTTGCCGTTGTTCGTGCCCAGCCCACGAGTCGCCGAAATGGCGCGGGCTGCGGGCGCGGAAAAAGTTGTGGATTGTCGCGGTGCCAGTGCCGCGGCTTTGCTAGTGGCGTTACGGAGCCAGCCCGTTCCCACTCTCTAA
- a CDS encoding heme biosynthesis protein HemY — MKRFYVILVLAIALALALAVGISKHTGYVLISYPHVLHYESGLWSTLVAVFVVGLAIYLLRVLLGLVTTSGGVVNPWSRRNRSRRVQVAIEQGQMDLAEGRWASAERHLHRAAEAERQPLLYYLGAARAANEQGRYEESDSLLERALERQPQAELAVALSHAQLQMDRGDTDAALVTLQAMHERHPHNAQVLRQLQRLHQQRGDWSSVIRLLPELRKDKVLPATELAELERRAWGENLSLAVQREEHGEAGLQSLERAWQQLTSAQRQEPQLVLAYAEQLRQLGADAKAEEALRVALKRGYDSHLIRLYGLLRGGDSARQLKFAEGWLKDHPGDASLLLTLGRLCLQNSLWGKARDYLESSLQVQRNPEACAELARLLAQLGDAERSNQLFQEGLGLLDSRLLASPLPVPARV, encoded by the coding sequence ATGAAGCGTTTCTATGTGATCCTGGTGCTGGCGATTGCCCTCGCTCTGGCGCTGGCGGTGGGCATCTCGAAACACACCGGTTATGTGCTGATCAGCTATCCCCATGTGCTGCATTATGAGTCCGGCCTGTGGTCGACCCTGGTGGCGGTGTTTGTCGTCGGTCTGGCGATCTATCTGCTGCGGGTGCTGCTGGGCCTGGTGACAACGTCCGGCGGTGTGGTCAATCCCTGGTCGCGGCGCAATCGCAGCCGGCGGGTGCAGGTGGCTATCGAACAGGGGCAGATGGACTTGGCGGAAGGCCGCTGGGCCAGTGCCGAGCGGCACCTGCACCGCGCGGCGGAAGCCGAGCGCCAGCCATTGCTGTACTACCTCGGCGCGGCCCGGGCGGCCAACGAGCAGGGGCGCTATGAAGAGTCCGACAGCCTGTTGGAGCGCGCCCTGGAGCGTCAGCCCCAGGCCGAGTTGGCGGTTGCCTTGAGCCACGCACAGTTGCAGATGGACCGTGGCGACACGGACGCCGCCCTCGTGACGCTGCAGGCCATGCATGAGCGCCATCCGCACAACGCCCAGGTGTTGCGCCAGCTCCAGCGCCTGCACCAGCAGCGCGGTGACTGGTCTTCGGTGATCCGGCTCTTACCGGAACTGCGCAAGGACAAAGTGTTGCCCGCCACCGAGCTGGCAGAGCTGGAGCGCCGAGCCTGGGGTGAAAACCTGAGCCTGGCCGTCCAGCGTGAAGAACATGGCGAAGCCGGACTGCAATCCCTTGAGCGGGCCTGGCAGCAATTGACCTCGGCCCAGCGCCAGGAGCCCCAACTGGTACTGGCCTATGCCGAGCAGTTGCGCCAGCTGGGCGCCGATGCCAAGGCCGAAGAGGCTTTACGTGTCGCGCTCAAGCGCGGGTACGACAGTCACCTGATCAGGTTGTATGGCCTGCTGCGCGGGGGCGATTCGGCACGGCAATTGAAGTTCGCCGAAGGCTGGCTCAAGGACCATCCGGGGGATGCCAGCCTGTTGCTGACACTGGGACGGCTCTGCCTGCAAAACAGTTTGTGGGGCAAGGCGCGGGACTATCTGGAAAGCAGCCTGCAAGTACAACGCAACCCCGAGGCCTGTGCCGAGTTGGCGCGATTGCTGGCGCAGTTGGGTGATGCCGAGCGCAGTAATCAACTGTTCCAGGAGGGCCTGGGGCTGTTGGACAGTCGCTTGCTAGCCTCACCGCTCCCGGTGCCTGCACGGGTTTGA